The Falco rusticolus isolate bFalRus1 chromosome 14, bFalRus1.pri, whole genome shotgun sequence sequence CGGCCAGGCGGCAGGGGCTGCACCGCCAGCCGCTGGGGCAGGAGAGCGGGGACGGGCGGCCCGGTGTGGTCGCGGCCCGGCAGGGGGCGCCCCGCTGGGGAGGAGCGGCCCGCCTTCGGGCGCGCTCGGCCATTTCCGTGAGCGCTCGGCAACCTCCGCCGCCTCTCGGGCGCCGCCGGCGgtgcggggcggggcggcgcggcggggcccggccggcaGGAGAGGGCCCGCGTCGGCCATGGCGTCCCCGTCGCGGCGGCTGCAGACGAAGCCGGTGATCACCTGCCTCAAGAGCGTCCTGCTCACCTACACCTTCGTCTTCTGGGTGAGCGCCgagccgcggccgccccggcccttCCTGTCCCCGCGATATATcgccgccgcgctgccctgTCGCGACAGTCGCGAGCCACAGcagctttcccttctccccaggtGTCGGGCATCGTGCTGCTGGCCGTGGGCGTGTGGGGCAGGGTGAGCCTGGCCGTCTACTTCTCCTTGCTGGACGAGAAGGCCACCAACGTCCCCTTCGTCCTGGTGGGCGCTGGCACTGTCGTTGTCCTCCTGGGCACCTTTGGCTGCTTTGCCACCTGCCGCGGCAGCACCTGGATGCTCAAGCTGGTGGGTGGTCCCGGACAGGGCAGGATGGGGTCCCATGCACTCCTGACCCATCCCGACCTGTCCTGACCCATCCTGGCACGTCCCATCCTTCCCCATGACTCCCTATGCAGTCCCCATCCCGACCCATCCTACCCCATCCCATCCATCCTACCCCATCCcatccatcccaccccatcctgACCTTCCCCATCTCATcccatcctgccccatcccaTCCACACTGTCCCATCCCGCCCTTTCTGCCTGCAGTACGCCATGCTCCTGTCCCTCATCTTCCTCATCGTCCTGGTGGCTGCCGTCGTGGGGTTCGTCTTCAGGCACGAGGTGAGCTGGGCACCCACTGCTGCTTCCCCATGCTGCGGGGCGAGTTTGATGCAGGCTTTAATGCAAGAGCAGTTGCAGGTGTCACTGGCggggcagaggtgctgctgggagcagtgtTTAGTTTAGCCAACATAGGGTTAAAACAGCCCAAAGAGCAGCTTGGTCCCTAAAAGGCCCCATAAGATCCCCGTAAGGACCAGGCTGGGTCAGGATCCACCTGACACAGCATGCTGCCCCTCCGTCAGAACAGGCAAAGTAGCCCTGGACTTTTAATTTTGGACTTTGATCTATCTTCTgcaataatttctgtaattaaagcTCCTCTGAGGGTTCCTGTGCCACGGAGCAGCCTGCTTAGGGGGGAGTTGGCACCACACGGGTCCTTGTTATTACATGCAGCATCCCTGCCGCCACGGCGCATCCCAGCCTGCCCTTTAATTGCCTGGGTTTAATTGCCTGGGTGGCCGGGGTGATGTCTGCTGGCCGCGGCCAGAGTCATTCCTGCCGACACTGAGAGGTGACTAATGTGGGGCCGCGGGTCCTGAAGCGCGGGAGGGGACAGCACCGCCGCAGAGACCTCTCTCTTGCAGATTAAGACAAACTTCGAGAGTAACCTCAACCTGGCCCTGAGGGACTACAACATGACCGCGGATCGACACAGTGAGGCCGTCGACACCATCCAGAGGACCGTGAGTGCCCCAGGCTGGCGTCTGGCTGGCGGTGGGTGGGTCTGCTCGCCTTGCCCAGGGGCATCCCCTGGGACCCCCGCAGCATCGGCATCCCTGGCGCGGTGCTGGGGGTCCTTTCACACCATGGGCTTTTGAGTTTGGGAGGAGATGCTGGGTGAGATGGGGGCAGTTGCTGGAGAGGCAGGGGAGCCATGGGAGTGATGGTGGGTCTAGGGGGTCAGTACCCTGGTGTGACTGTGCTCCCCAAATGTGcttccccctccagctgcactgCTGCGGGGTGCAGAACTACTCGGACTGGGAAAGGACTGAGTACTTCACCCAGAAGGGTATCCCACGGAGCTGCTGCAAGAGCCAGGATGACTGCTCGGAGGAGGATCTGAAAGACCCAAGTAAAGCCAAGCTGAAAGTGTTTGTGGATGTAAGTTCAGCTTAGAAAAATCTCCCTGCCAGTCCTGGAGGTggagagggcagagctgggtgggTGGAGAAGGGTTTGCCCTTCACTGGAGGCTTGAAAGGAGAACTACTCTCTGTGCAGGTGTCCTGTGGCCCAGGGACTCCCCTGGGATGGAGGCAGGGGAAAGGTATGGAGGAACGagccctccctcctgcctgagGGCCCCTCCACTCCTTCTTTGGAGGTCCCCAAACGTTTGCGCTAGGAGCTGTGTGTTTTGGAGAACGGGTGAATAAGGAGGTTATTTCCCAGTAAAGTTCATTTCGGCAGTGCTGGTGTCTTCCGACTGTGCAAAGTCCTGACCCGGCAGTGAGCGCGGTGACCTCATCTGGCAGGGAGGGCCTGGTGATGCAAGGGCCATTCCTCTGATGAGTCACCTTGCTCAACCCAATGCCACCACTGGGAACAGCCCAAGGGCAGCACTCCCCTTGATAACggctgggctgggaggctgGCTGCTGCGGTGCTGATAGGGAAATAACTTCGCCAAGGTCAGGCAAGAGGGTGACAGCCAGAAGCCTTTGGCGGCCTGTGGGAGCATCTtcccctggagctgctggtgctctggGGAGGTTTGCGCTCCTGGGGGTGAAAAGCACTGGACCCATGTgctctctttccctcctctgcagggttgttttttcctgGTAACGTCAACGATGGAGTCAAAAATGAGCATTGTGGCTGGAATCTCCTTTGGCATTGCATGCTTCCAGGTAAATCTCCTTTGTCTGGTACAGGAGGAGTGCAGAGCAAAGTTAGTGTGCCTCCGGAGGTTATTTAATTTCCGTGCAAAGCCTGGTGTGTGCACAAAAGTCACGTCCTGTTTCAGCCAGGGAGGAGTAGCTATTTTGCAGATTCCGCTTGGGTTTAATCTCACCACCGTGCAGTCTCCAGTCTTTTAAACCCAGGACTGAAGCACCAGCTCTGTTTCTGTGAGCCCAGCTTATCTGAGAATAGCCCCTGTATGAAACAACTGACTTCAAGAAAAACCAAACCgagcctgtgctgtgctgggcaaaCTCCCTGCATTTGCTGTTGGCAGGGATCAAATCTGCGCCCTTCCTTTTCCTACCCGCTGACCTCCCTTTTCATCTGAGAGGTGTTTTGGCATCAATTCTGCATGGCTGAGTCCCTGTGAGCACCTGTGGGGCATCACCTGTGCTGGCAGCTTACACCCCACACACTGCCTTGCCCTGCAATTGtgtcctttccctcctgctccccaccatCTCCTTTACTTTATCCTGTAGGATGCTTCCTGCAGGAGCCGCAGCGGTGTCATgctggccagccctgctccgGCAGGCCTTATCCCCGCAGGAAGCGGGAGGCCCCTGCCCCCGGCTCCGCCGCGCAGGGCGCTGGGCATGCTGACGCTGCCGTGGGGCTTCCCGAAGTGCCGAGGGTTTTCCGGTGCTCCacagtgggagctgcaggatGCACAGCCGGCCCTTCTTTAGCTGGTTTGTGGAAGCTTGCTGGGCAATCGGCACTGAGCAGCTGCGGAGTGGGCTCGGCTGGCCTTGACTTTGGAGGGGCTTGAGTTCCCCCTCCCCTTGGCCCGGCGCGCAGAGGCAGTGGCATGAGCTTTGAGGTGCTGCCGCCTGGGACCATTGGGTGACCATGCCAGCATGGGGAGAAGGAACCCTGCCAAGATATTTCTCCCGTAATGAGTGTGTCGTCGTGCGTTTCCCGTAATGGATGGACCGAGCTGGGGGAGAGGCgggagccagcagcccctgcctgcagcttgtgCTACCAAGTGCTTCCGATTGCAGCTGGGAGagcccaggagctgcagttgctctgctctgcccagccactCACCccactttcttcttcagctgggctgtgctcaCTGTGGCGTCACCAAGATGTGACTGACACACAAAGTGTGAGCTGCACACTCCCAGCTGTGAAATTATCTCGGCTGATGCCAGGCTTGGGAATTGTAACTGGCTCCTGGCTTTTATGGCTCTTTCAGCAAGCCTTGCTGTGTTGTGTGGCCGGCAGGGAGCCATCATGCAAATGTGCCTCTAACTTTGCTTGTGGAGGTCAAACTCCTGCAGGATCTGGCCCTAAATGTCTGCGTAGGGGGGCTGGGAGGCCACGTTGTGATGACTGTAGCGTGTCCTTCAGATGGTGATGCGAAACCATTTGTTCCATGGTCCTTGCAACAGGGAGAGGTGACTGCTTGAGAGGtgttcttttgtgtgtgtaattGGCTGTGACACTCCAGATAATCTGTGTAATCTCCAAAATTACCATAAAGCTGTAGATGCTTCATGAAGCAAAATGTAACAGGATGGGACACAGCACCTCCCGTGAGGAGCTTGTTTGGCTGATGCATGTCAGGATCCTCTGCTTTGGCCTCTCTGTTATTCTGAAGCAGGGCGCAGCAGCCTATGTTGTGGTTTATAAATCCCACTGTACATCCTTGGATTTTATAAAACTGATGCTCTGGAGCAATTTGTCAGGCTTTCCCCCTAAAATGTTGCATCATGTTTTTGGCTACCTCTGATGTATGTGTTTTTATTCTCTTCAGTTGGTTGGCATCATTCTTGCCTGCTGCCTGTCCCAGTACATCACGAACAATCAGTACGAGATGGTGTAGCCGTGTAGCTGGCCCCCAGTGcgctgtggctgtggctgggtaTGTCCGTCCAGTGATGTAAGCTCGGTGGGCTGcctctgcatccctgcctgctgcctggtAGCCCCTGGGGACCTTCAGCGTGGCAGTGGGTACCACGTGTGGGGGCGTGTGGGGATAGAGGGCACCTGCAAGACTGTCTGCTATGTCATTTTAAGCTGTGTATAAATCCAGCCTCGTCTGCTAACGCTTTGTCTTGTGCGTTGCAGGGTATGCTCTCCGTGGCCAGGGAGGATGCCACCACCTCCAGTTTTCCTCTGGCTGCCACTTTGTGAAATCTGGCTTTGAACTGACTGATCTTCTTTTCCACTAGCTTATAGAAACGAGTGCAGCAGCTGTCCTGGTGCGCTCAGGGACTTGTCCTAACACTACTCCGCTGTGCCACCACGTGGGATAATTAGTGTAGCTGCGGTGGTTACAGCGAGCGGGCTCCTCCGGGTGCCGCAGCCCCTGTCTCTTTCCTTGGCGGCGCACTCGAGTGCCATGGCGAGCTGACCATGCAGGCAGCCTCGTGGGACTCCCAGTGCTCATCTTCGGTGCCTCCGTTGGGAAAGCAAGGCTTCCCCTCATCTCTGGCAGCCACTCGGTGTCCCCTCGCTCTCCAGACGTGGTTGCTCTCGAGATGGGGCTGTTGCCCTGTTAAAACACATCCGTGCCTGCCTGAAGCCCTTGGCTCAGCAAGGTCTCAGTGTGTTGCCAAGCTCTCTCTCATCCCTGCCCTGggttttatatacttttttataGTTGTACTTTTTTAAGTACAGGCTGTAGTGATTCTTTGTAAGCTGTAGCAAGGTTTGGTGATGTAGCTTCTGGTGCCTTTACCTTGGTAGGTGTCCTTGCACCAAGTCAGCTGTGACTTGATTGTCAGTATTATATGCTGCTTTAACTCGTTTTGTGTATTGAGTAGAACTCTCTTGTCCcaaaacacaataaatattAAGATATTTTACTCTATGAAACCAccttagcttttcttttcatctcctgGAAATAACTGCTTGAGTTGCTGCAAAGAGCAGCAACCCTCCCTGGGAGGCAATCCACTCGCCCCGGGCCAGCCAGTAACCTCTGGACCATCGCAGCTTGTGTTTTTCCGATGCTCACCAGTGCACTTGCACTTACAAATAACCTCTGTAATTGAATTTTCTTCGTAACAGCGGTTGTGTAACAGTGCTGAAGCAGAAGGCCTGGAGCATCCCAGCCCAGGAGCCGGGTGGGTGAGTTCAGCCCTGTGCAAACGTGTGCATCCTTTGCCAGTCGGCCACTGGTGCGGAGCAAAGGGTAAGGCAGCGCTGCTGGACCTGCCTTCgcccccagcctctccccagggCAAGAAACGTGGGTTTAAGCTGTTGTGTTTGTTTGCTACTGCTCATCTTTGGGCTGTTTTGTCAGCAAGCCGTTGCCTTACTGAGCCTGATGATGCAGTGGTGTGGTGAAGCTCCGTTCCGGTGAGCTTGGGATCTTCAGGTGTCAGGAACAAACCCAGAAGGGCTCTGGCTTGGAgcagccagctggctgctggggctctcTGTCCTGCTCCGGGGAAGCAGGCAGGTGTAAAAGGAGCAGTTACGCTGCGCGTAGGAGTGGTGGCCCCTTGTCAGCATCAGCCCTCTGGCAAACACTACTTCAGTGCTGGGTGAGCTGCCGCAGCCAAACTGCCCCACAGCGAGAAACCCACAGGGGAACAACCAAAATCCTTATGCCGCGCTGAACCCGGGTGAGTAAATCGGACTGTTGTCAGCTCCTGGCTGCCCAAAAGCCTCCTGGGTCAGGACGGTGCGGCAGAGTGCGGCAGAGCACAGAAGCTGGGTTGGAGAGATCAGCCGATGGCAATGGATGGATGGAGACAGGGCAGGAACGTGAGAGGAGCAGGGCCAGGCTTGGCTAAACCCATCCTCACCAGAAAGCCTGCACAGAGGGGAGTGACCCGGCGCTGGTCTGTGCGCCTGGCTCTGCATGCAGCTTCATTCCcaggtggggaggggatggcTCTGGCAGAAGGTGGGATGGGCAGCCTGGAGGTTCccaagctgctgcaggaaaactAGCACTGATGGTGCTGACCTGGGGAGCACATAGGCTTGGCCAGTCTGCTGATCCCCACAGCCAGCAACAGGCACTGCGGGCATCAGTGCCCCCTCTCAGAGGCATAAATATCTCGGGGGACTTGTCGGAAACGCTTGGTGTCCCCCAGGCTGGTTGGTGTCCCTTGGGATGCTGTGTGGGGAGCTCTGCTGCACCATGCTTCCAGCATTTTAACCACATTGTCAGCACAGCCGTGAGCAGGGACAGAAGGAGCTGCCCTTAAAAAGTGCTCATGTCCCTGCAGGAGccacagggatgcagggagtGCCTGACAGCCCCGGAGACACCGCGGCTGGCACCCGTCACAGTAGCAGCAAGTGGAGCCTGACCTCTGCTCTCTCCTCTGTATGTACAGCTGGGTAGGCTTGTCTGTCCAGGCGTTTCCCTGGAAAGCACCGGCCGTGGCAGTGCATGCTCCCTCAGTGACACTGAGAGGCTTTCCCTTGGTGACACCCGTGGGATGTCAAAGCTCCTCGGCAGCAGCCGGCTCCCTGGGGTGAAAGCTAGAGCCTGGGGTCTGCTGTGAGCACTGAGGCCGTGAGTGGTGGGGCTGCACAGGGGGTGCGCGGGGATTTTGGCTGTTAGCtgtcagcactgctgcaggcagtgtcCTGCTCAGGGTGGCTGCGGTATCAAGGACTTACTTTTTCCCTCCTGGGTTTTGCCCATTTGTTGgtcacagggctggggacagctgaTGTCACTTGAGGTCCTCtgcacctcctctccctctggcTTTGGCTGCCCACTTCCCTGGGGGACTCCTtgtgcctgctcctgcctctgccttgccagcatgctgctgtgctgcacattGCTCCTGAGGGGACTGGTGGCACCCCTGAGCTGTCACTAGTAACTACTGAACATATCGGAGCATGCTGGAACAGAGGGTTGGGACAACTACCAGCACTGTCAGGGAGCAAATTAGGGACCTCCACACGTTCCCAGCGAGGTGAGCGCCAGCAGTCCTGGTACCTGAGTTATGGATGCTTGTGACGAGGCAGCCGAGCAATTAGATCACTTCTCAGACCCATTAAGCATCACAGACTGAGACTAAAcaactttccattttctttgcaatCGCTCATACAAGACGTTTATTGTTTGCCTCTTGCTGCTCAGCATGGCAACGATGCATTCGAGCACAGCCTCCCCCAACCCCGTGGGAGCAGcgcagggtgctgggggagggggacaggcTGTGCACACATGGTGAGGGTGCCATCGTCTGCACACTTGCACACTCACCAGCAATCAAGCAGATAACCTGCGTGTCAGCTATGTCGGGACAATCTGGATGGGTGGCAACGCGGCAGGTGGGCACGGGGAAGCACCCAAGCGCTAGGTGCTGCACGGTGGGGGCTACACCCTGCCCAGCATCCGCGCAATCCACCAGTTGCAGGGCATGATGATCCGGCAGATGACCCTCCCGCCCTGGTAGCAGTAGGGGTAGGGGTAGTAGCCCAGGAGGGGCTCGCAGACCCGCCGGCAGTAGCGGTTGGCACGGCggcactgggcacagcagtAGCCTCGCTCGTCCCACAAGGGGTGGAACTCCAGCCCGTTCTCTGACTGCTGGGAAGAGACAGTGTCAGCGCAGCAAGAGGCTGCATGGCCAAGGCACCCTGGGAACACAGGGAGGATACCCCAGAAGCGTGGACAGGACACCCTGGGCACCCCAGAAGCATGGGCAGAGCACCCTAGGAACATGGACAGAGTACTCGAGGAGCATGGGCAGGACATCCCaaggagcacagccagggcacCCCAGGAACACAACGAGGACACCCCAGGAACACAATCAGGACACCCTGGGACTGTGGCCAGGACACCCAGAAGCATGACCAGAGTACTCTAGGAACGTGGGCAGGAAACCCCAGGAGTGAGACCAGGACATGTGGGACAATGGGCAGGGCACCCCAGGATGCGATTGCCCGCACTCACGTAGTCATTGACAGGCAGATCCTCCTCGGTCAGCTGCCGTGCCCGACGCTTGGGTCCTGGCTGCACATCCTTCTCTGCCTCGTGTTCGCTCTCCccatccagccagctctggTTGTCTAGAAGCAGCTCAGGGTCATCGTCTTCTGTCCCTTCAAGGTTGGCCAGCTCAGGAGCTACACGAAGAGCCCAAACATTGCTGTCAACAGCCAGGGAgtggggggacacaggcagcagcaggcattAATGTCTCTACCAAAATTTAGTGCCAATGTACAGGAAAAGCCCAAAAGCCCACCAGCAGACCAGCTGTGCTCCGTTGCCTCCTGCTCTTACCAGGCTTGGAAGTAGGGCTGTAGGAGATAATATGGTGGGAGGAAAGGGCAAAGACATGTCCTACCCCCACCCTGTGCTCAGGGGTGGTGTTGGCATCCCCTCCACGGGGCTGCAGGTGCAGGGAAGCACATCTTCGTGGTGGGCTGTactgctgggggtgggaagggattTGTACAGCCCCAGCAAAGTGACATGATTTGGGGCAGATTAGACCCAGCTACACCACCCACAGCTTAGGTAAAACCTACGGTGACGTAAATTTCCTTTGCTAAAACTCAACTGCAGATGGGATCTAACAGCGGGGACTGAGGAAGCAAAAGGGGACAGCGGCCGAGGACAGCAGCATCAGGGCTCTCTGATGCCCACTTGCTGCCAGGATCATCAGTGGCCGTGGGCTGACTGGTACCCGTGGGGAACGAGATGTGCCTCTGCGGCTGCAGAGCGGAGGGAGTTTTCTCAGTTGGTTTTTTAAAACTAGCTCATTCGGATAGAAGTGGGTTAGAGACAGCGGGTAATTACACTGGCAGATCTCAGAGGCCGCAACCTCTGTGAGGGCTGTGTAGtgagcagctggaggtggcaACCCCGTTGTGTGATTTAGATGCAGATGTCTGCTCGTGCTCTGATGTTCATGCAGTGACTAGAATTTAGGCGTCCCAGTTTCCAGCAGCGCTGCTTTCTTTGCAGGTACAAAGGGGTGGGTTTTTGCCTTGTTATGAGGAAGGTGGCCACTCTGCAAAGtgcagggcagtggggagcCGACAGAGACAAGTGCTTTGCAGAGAGAAACTTCAGCCCCTGCTGTTACATTTGCCTTGCTCTCTCTTGGTTGTGGCCAACATGTGTTCATGTCTGAGATGTACAAGGCTGTGGAAACGGGTTCCCACCACGTCGCAGTGGGGACGTGGCAGAGGGGGACAtgggtggtggcagggctgcTTCTGGTGAGGGGTGTCACAAACACTTCAGGGAGGAGATGGCTCCTTGTACCTGCTATAGGCGTGGGGTGGATCCAGTAGATGGTCACGTTTCTGCAGATGTCAAAGAT is a genomic window containing:
- the TSPAN6 gene encoding tetraspanin-6 translates to MASPSRRLQTKPVITCLKSVLLTYTFVFWVSGIVLLAVGVWGRVSLAVYFSLLDEKATNVPFVLVGAGTVVVLLGTFGCFATCRGSTWMLKLYAMLLSLIFLIVLVAAVVGFVFRHEIKTNFESNLNLALRDYNMTADRHSEAVDTIQRTLHCCGVQNYSDWERTEYFTQKGIPRSCCKSQDDCSEEDLKDPSKAKLKVFVDGCFFLVTSTMESKMSIVAGISFGIACFQLVGIILACCLSQYITNNQYEMV